In Paenibacillus sp. FSL M7-0420, a single genomic region encodes these proteins:
- the resB gene encoding cytochrome c biogenesis protein ResB, whose product MSKHEPLISNTKCECGHQNPVGTVLCEACGKPLDEKEENASGNLEMRYDGVARRSQKVSPGVIDKVWNFFSSVKIAIYLIVLTLLGAMLGTIFPQESTFLNIDASTYYEQTYGTAGNIYYRLGLSHTYESWWFVSLLVMIGASLVICSLDRVLPLYKALTRQKIRKHRQFLTRQKLTLNTEVEGEPEEWVARIVQPLRKKGYRVRTEGGALLAEKHRFSRWGPYVIHIGLIIFLLAVLARGLPGLNMDQHLAFPQGETVRIPDTSMYLKNEKFTVEFYSEQEMPEEFRGKKVLPKLYETKAVLYECTADCSDPSKEPQLAEVARHDIQVNSPLSYQGMKAYQFDYDLTPVLRSVQPDLVNAATGESYGKFRLDMKNPQRSFKAGPYTLELKEKYMDFGLNEEGRPVSTSPYPNAPAFLFLIRGPDLPAEGQQYFYFPKQVDKERFQQEAINDKLGGGTRFLELEVGSMTDVDFSESTTYLNIRVDRAMPFVWIGAGIVMLGLILGFYWQHRRIWLIVEDGQLVLGGHTNKNWFGFRRELVAILEQIDMIVDDKSLDNGGGMA is encoded by the coding sequence ATGAGTAAGCATGAGCCGCTGATCAGCAACACCAAATGCGAATGCGGTCACCAGAATCCTGTAGGAACGGTACTCTGTGAAGCCTGCGGCAAGCCGCTGGATGAGAAGGAAGAGAACGCTTCGGGGAACCTGGAGATGCGCTACGACGGGGTGGCCCGCCGTTCACAAAAGGTAAGTCCGGGAGTGATCGACAAGGTCTGGAACTTTTTTTCCTCCGTCAAAATAGCCATCTACCTGATTGTGCTGACGCTGCTGGGTGCGATGCTAGGTACGATATTTCCGCAAGAGAGCACCTTTCTGAATATTGACGCTTCAACCTATTATGAACAAACGTATGGAACAGCCGGGAATATATATTATAGACTCGGCCTTTCGCATACCTATGAATCCTGGTGGTTCGTGTCACTGCTGGTTATGATTGGAGCTTCTCTGGTCATCTGCAGCCTGGACCGCGTGCTTCCGCTCTACAAGGCACTAACCCGGCAGAAGATCCGCAAGCACCGCCAGTTCCTTACCCGTCAAAAGCTTACGCTGAATACAGAGGTGGAGGGGGAGCCGGAGGAATGGGTGGCACGGATCGTTCAGCCGCTTAGGAAGAAAGGATACCGCGTGCGGACGGAGGGCGGCGCTTTACTGGCCGAGAAACACCGTTTCAGCCGCTGGGGACCTTATGTAATACATATCGGCCTGATTATATTTTTGCTTGCTGTGCTTGCCAGGGGATTGCCGGGTCTGAATATGGATCAGCATCTTGCCTTCCCGCAGGGAGAGACAGTAAGGATACCAGACACCAGCATGTACCTGAAGAATGAGAAATTCACGGTAGAATTCTATAGTGAACAAGAGATGCCCGAGGAATTCCGGGGCAAGAAGGTTCTCCCTAAGCTCTACGAGACGAAGGCGGTTCTATATGAATGTACGGCAGACTGCAGCGATCCCTCCAAGGAGCCTCAGCTGGCGGAAGTGGCCAGGCACGACATTCAGGTGAATTCTCCGCTAAGCTACCAGGGAATGAAAGCGTATCAGTTTGACTATGATCTTACGCCTGTGCTGCGTTCCGTGCAGCCTGATCTGGTCAATGCTGCAACCGGCGAGAGCTACGGCAAGTTCAGACTGGATATGAAGAATCCGCAGCGCAGCTTCAAGGCGGGACCGTACACGCTTGAACTGAAGGAGAAGTATATGGATTTCGGATTGAATGAGGAAGGCCGTCCGGTCTCCACCTCCCCTTATCCGAACGCTCCGGCGTTTCTCTTCCTGATCCGTGGTCCGGATCTGCCGGCAGAGGGGCAGCAATATTTCTATTTCCCGAAGCAGGTGGACAAGGAGCGCTTCCAGCAGGAGGCCATCAACGATAAGCTTGGAGGCGGCACACGGTTTCTGGAGCTTGAGGTCGGCAGTATGACGGATGTGGATTTCTCGGAATCCACCACCTATCTCAATATACGTGTGGACCGGGCAATGCCGTTCGTCTGGATTGGTGCGGGTATTGTCATGCTGGGACTGATTCTCGGCTTCTATTGGCAGCACAGACGCATCTGGCTGATCGTTGAGGATGGACAGCTGGTGCTTGGAGGCCACACGAACAAGAACTGGTTCGGCTTCCGCCGTGAGCTCGTTGCTATTCTGGAGCAGATAGACATGATAGTCGATGACAAATCATTGGACAACGGAGGAGGCATGGCATGA
- the resA gene encoding thiol-disulfide oxidoreductase ResA: protein MGKARKPIQIVILLLIVLLGGYAISSSVFGGDGKPKEGGKAPNFELLGLDGATHTLEEFRGKSVVLNFWGSWCAPCVKEMPALQAQWEKWKDQGVVVLGVNVGEDQMTVDNFVKLVDIDFPVVMDKGRDAVRSYGVSPLPTTFFINTKGRVDSIHIGQLDLSSLDEQIGKLVGP, encoded by the coding sequence ATGGGCAAAGCCAGGAAGCCAATCCAAATCGTGATACTATTACTAATCGTTCTGCTTGGGGGTTATGCCATCAGCTCCTCTGTGTTCGGGGGAGACGGCAAGCCTAAAGAAGGCGGAAAAGCGCCAAATTTTGAATTGCTTGGGCTGGACGGTGCGACCCATACGCTGGAGGAATTCAGAGGGAAGTCGGTTGTTCTGAACTTCTGGGGCTCCTGGTGCGCACCATGCGTGAAGGAAATGCCTGCCTTGCAGGCGCAGTGGGAGAAATGGAAGGACCAGGGTGTTGTGGTCTTGGGCGTGAATGTGGGCGAGGATCAGATGACGGTGGACAATTTCGTGAAGCTCGTGGATATTGATTTTCCGGTTGTAATGGATAAGGGACGCGACGCGGTCCGCAGCTACGGGGTCTCCCCGCTGCCCACTACCTTCTTCATTAATACGAAGGGCAGGGTGGACAGCATTCATATCGGCCAGCTGGATCTGAGCTCGCTTGACGAGCAAATCGGGAAGCTGGTGGGACCATGA
- a CDS encoding pseudouridine synthase, with protein sequence MERLQKILAQAGVASRRKCEEMILAGKVEVNGELVTTLGTKADPATDIIKVSGRLIRGENKIYIMFNKPKGVITSASDDKGRKVVTDYLKGITERVYPVGRLDYDTEGLLLLTNDGEFANLLTHPKHHVPKTYLATVKGVPHGTALDKLKAGIKLEDGMTAPAEVEYKDIDEANKEAVISITIHEGRNRQVRRMFEAVSHPVIRLKRISFGDILLQNLKRGSYRHLTKDEINHLQQIAKAGMLRDNQTRKDT encoded by the coding sequence ATGGAAAGATTACAGAAAATATTGGCGCAAGCAGGTGTTGCGTCCAGACGCAAATGTGAAGAAATGATTTTGGCCGGTAAAGTGGAAGTCAACGGGGAACTCGTAACTACGCTTGGCACGAAGGCGGACCCCGCAACCGATATTATTAAAGTCTCGGGCAGACTGATCCGGGGCGAGAATAAAATCTATATTATGTTCAACAAGCCCAAAGGGGTAATTACAAGCGCCTCGGATGACAAGGGCCGCAAGGTAGTAACGGATTACCTGAAAGGAATCACAGAGCGCGTATACCCTGTAGGCCGCTTGGACTATGATACGGAAGGGTTGCTGCTGCTGACGAATGACGGTGAGTTTGCCAACCTGCTCACGCATCCGAAGCATCATGTGCCGAAGACGTATCTGGCCACGGTCAAGGGTGTGCCGCACGGCACAGCGCTGGACAAGCTGAAGGCCGGCATTAAGCTGGAAGACGGCATGACCGCTCCGGCGGAAGTCGAGTACAAGGATATCGATGAAGCCAATAAGGAAGCGGTAATCAGCATCACCATCCATGAAGGCCGCAACCGCCAGGTCCGGCGGATGTTCGAGGCCGTGTCGCATCCGGTGATCCGCCTGAAGCGGATTTCCTTCGGGGATATCCTGCTCCAGAATCTCAAGCGCGGCTCCTACCGCCATTTGACGAAGGATGAGATCAATCATCTGCAGCAAATTGCCAAAGCGGGAATGCTCCGGGACAATCAGACACGCAAAGACACATAA
- a CDS encoding N-acetylmuramoyl-L-alanine amidase — MDYKGFILHHSRCPSINGKGFDFWVGLNGSVYAAPLLTDPEHIHICLEGNYGEAEQLPQLPERQQQLFAAGKLILELSGRYQMSPLTVEPHSETCPGAFFPWNDLVIYASDGYH, encoded by the coding sequence GTGGACTACAAGGGCTTTATTCTGCATCATTCCCGCTGTCCGTCTATTAACGGCAAAGGCTTCGACTTCTGGGTCGGGCTGAACGGCTCGGTCTATGCGGCGCCGCTGCTGACAGACCCGGAGCATATTCATATTTGCCTCGAAGGCAACTACGGGGAGGCGGAGCAGCTGCCCCAGCTTCCGGAGCGCCAGCAGCAGCTGTTTGCGGCGGGGAAGCTTATACTGGAGCTGTCCGGGCGCTATCAAATGTCGCCGCTTACGGTGGAGCCGCATAGTGAAACTTGCCCCGGAGCATTTTTTCCATGGAATGATCTTGTGATTTATGCCTCCGATGGTTATCATTAA
- a CDS encoding erythromycin esterase family protein produces the protein MLLKGTWKKRVIAISAVSTLLGGSVPVSAAQLAPNPVPYAHEIQSLTSEDYSDLSFLKPLLKDKTVVSLGENFHRVGEYASMKTRLVKYLHEELGFEVIAFESGLAEASVVNDVADELTPAEMMDNSIFDIWKSAETLELFNYIKQSRQTDKPLQLAGYDMQYTSPMLTLAARSSISKVNAAYGQEFMDFDNEAIGKFNELMSQYSLETKSNAVYQKKTGQLIQKYVPKYKEYIRFIQENRIQLDAAYPKAPHMVDTVLKGLEDRVALFIQAQLKNVREIYEARDKVMAEHVEWLMKARYPGKKIILWAHNDHLAKKTSNIRVLEQGKWQNSFTSMGELLHQKLKDKMYVVGLYMYRGKAAVISTLKEFPIGPMPKGTLEARIMRSGYARTFVDLTGHTQADADNSWMFQPLYAAEDGLTREVIVPMAMKFVPKEQFDGLIVIDRVSPPNRNY, from the coding sequence ATGTTGCTTAAAGGAACATGGAAAAAACGAGTCATCGCAATATCAGCAGTCTCGACGCTGCTCGGAGGTTCGGTTCCCGTCTCAGCCGCACAGCTGGCTCCGAATCCGGTGCCCTATGCGCATGAGATTCAATCATTGACAAGTGAAGACTACAGCGATCTTTCTTTTTTGAAGCCGCTGCTGAAGGACAAAACCGTCGTCAGCCTTGGTGAAAATTTTCATCGGGTAGGCGAATACGCCAGCATGAAGACGAGATTGGTAAAATATCTGCATGAGGAGCTGGGGTTTGAGGTCATCGCTTTTGAGTCGGGTCTGGCTGAGGCTTCCGTCGTCAACGATGTGGCTGATGAATTGACTCCAGCAGAGATGATGGATAATTCCATATTCGATATCTGGAAATCCGCAGAAACCCTGGAGTTGTTCAACTACATCAAGCAATCCCGCCAGACGGACAAGCCCTTGCAACTGGCCGGATATGATATGCAATATACATCCCCCATGCTGACGCTGGCCGCCCGCAGCAGCATTTCCAAGGTCAATGCTGCTTATGGCCAGGAATTTATGGATTTTGACAACGAGGCCATCGGGAAATTTAATGAACTGATGAGTCAATACAGCCTGGAGACCAAGAGCAATGCTGTTTACCAGAAGAAGACAGGCCAGCTGATCCAGAAGTATGTCCCTAAATATAAGGAATACATCAGGTTCATCCAAGAAAACCGGATTCAGTTGGACGCAGCTTACCCTAAAGCTCCCCACATGGTAGATACTGTCCTAAAAGGGCTGGAGGACCGGGTGGCGTTGTTCATACAAGCCCAGCTAAAGAATGTGCGGGAAATTTACGAAGCCCGGGACAAAGTCATGGCTGAGCATGTGGAATGGCTGATGAAAGCCAGATACCCCGGCAAAAAAATCATCCTGTGGGCCCACAATGACCATTTGGCTAAAAAAACCTCGAACATTCGCGTCCTCGAGCAAGGAAAGTGGCAGAACAGTTTCACCAGTATGGGCGAACTGCTGCATCAGAAGCTGAAGGATAAAATGTATGTGGTAGGCTTATATATGTACCGGGGCAAAGCGGCAGTTATTTCAACCTTGAAGGAATTCCCTATAGGTCCGATGCCAAAGGGCACTCTGGAAGCGAGAATCATGCGAAGCGGATATGCCCGGACCTTCGTAGACCTCACCGGACATACCCAGGCAGATGCAGACAACAGCTGGATGTTTCAGCCACTGTATGCTGCTGAGGACGGGCTGACCAGAGAGGTTATTGTTCCGATGGCGATGAAATTCGTACCGAAGGAACAGTTCGATGGCCTGATCGTCATAGATAGAGTATCCCCGCCAAACCGTAATTACTAA